A genomic region of Planococcus kocurii contains the following coding sequences:
- a CDS encoding GNAT family N-acetyltransferase: MTIALEKKYISLANYFSMATKPTFTLHLTEIEKIMGQNLPNSAYLNQSWWKKTKAPSKYFHAWLDNGYIVKEFKPNRYVSFERLDLLTKNGGNQDHADEDVLLIRAAGHNDARFLAELQKNIEGESDFLLYGKEERALSTQKVRKQIIEWNQRSHSIIFLAILNGKHVGYLMVIGNEAKRANHRAALLLGIQADAQGKGIAFSLLQKAEEWAISKAISRLELTVLEENIPARKLFEKIGYKPEGIRKNSIIINNKLHNEIYMVKFLDY, from the coding sequence ATGACGATAGCGCTAGAAAAGAAGTACATTTCATTAGCAAATTATTTTTCCATGGCAACAAAGCCAACCTTTACGTTGCACCTTACTGAAATTGAAAAAATCATGGGACAGAACCTGCCCAATAGTGCCTACTTAAATCAAAGTTGGTGGAAAAAGACCAAAGCACCCTCAAAGTATTTCCATGCTTGGCTAGATAACGGCTACATAGTCAAGGAGTTCAAGCCAAATCGTTATGTCAGTTTTGAAAGACTGGATCTTTTGACTAAAAACGGTGGAAATCAGGATCATGCCGATGAGGATGTCTTGCTCATTCGAGCAGCTGGACATAATGACGCACGTTTTCTCGCAGAGTTGCAGAAAAATATAGAAGGAGAATCGGACTTTCTCCTGTATGGAAAAGAGGAACGAGCACTGTCTACACAAAAAGTGAGAAAGCAGATTATTGAGTGGAACCAACGGAGCCATTCAATTATCTTTCTTGCTATTTTAAATGGGAAACACGTCGGTTATTTGATGGTTATAGGGAATGAGGCCAAGCGAGCCAATCATCGTGCTGCCTTACTCCTTGGGATTCAAGCTGATGCACAAGGCAAAGGAATCGCTTTCTCTCTTCTTCAAAAAGCAGAGGAATGGGCTATTTCAAAAGCTATCAGTCGTCTCGAGCTGACTGTTTTAGAAGAAAACATTCCAGCTCGGAAGCTCTTCGAAAAAATTGGGTATAAACCGGAAGGCATTCGCAAAAATTCAATAATTATCAACAATAAACTACACAACGAAATTTATATGGTCAAGTTTTTAGACTACTAA